The Chitinophagales bacterium genome has a window encoding:
- a CDS encoding alpha/beta hydrolase, translating into MRIVLNRLFMLLVASTLLVGACNKDNYSTEPLATTNPAVTGYGIFSVDGSGNLVMNGVSVTNTPYHFDNIIRDNPNAKTLIMKDCPGSEDDDANLLAARKIRQAGLNIHVTATSELASGAVDMFFAGVKRTMEAGAKFGVHSWTDGKNDATDFPKGDAQHQPYIDYFKEMGLSQQQAEDFYYFTIYAASPNDIHWMTQAEIDKYGLLN; encoded by the coding sequence ATGAGAATAGTATTGAACAGGCTGTTCATGCTGCTGGTAGCAAGTACGCTACTGGTAGGCGCATGTAATAAGGACAATTATTCTACCGAACCGTTAGCTACCACCAATCCCGCGGTCACGGGCTACGGTATCTTCTCGGTTGATGGCAGCGGCAATCTCGTCATGAATGGCGTATCTGTCACCAACACCCCTTACCATTTTGATAATATCATTCGCGACAACCCCAATGCTAAAACGCTCATCATGAAAGATTGCCCCGGCTCTGAAGACGATGATGCTAACTTGCTCGCAGCACGCAAGATACGCCAGGCAGGTTTGAATATTCATGTTACGGCTACATCCGAGCTGGCCAGCGGTGCTGTCGATATGTTCTTTGCCGGCGTGAAAAGGACGATGGAGGCAGGCGCTAAATTCGGCGTTCACTCATGGACAGACGGCAAGAACGACGCTACAGATTTTCCCAAAGGTGACGCACAACATCAGCCATACATAGATTACTTTAAAGAAATGGGCCTCTCCCAACAGCAGGCCGAAGACTTTTATTACTTCACTATATATGCAGCTTCTCCCAACGATATCCACTGGATGACACAAGCTGAAATAGACAAATACGGACTATTGAACTAA
- a CDS encoding LytTR family transcriptional regulator DNA-binding domain-containing protein produces MEPFKIQIVEDELLVAHDIAARLKQAGYMITGITDNIDSAIKMFKKEPPDLVLLDISIKGNKTGVDIAYAINELQPTPFIYITAHADAATVNRAKNTFPAAYVVKPFTTSSLLVSIELALHNFAYRNENDNKEEQPAATEGNIYLKQNHVFIKDGHKFIKQFLNDILFLSAEDNYVKIVTTEKTYLIRNTLTKTMDVLNRDYFVRVHRSYCVNVNHIDTFTENELVVQGNTIPVGRNYKDELMKVFKFR; encoded by the coding sequence ATGGAGCCTTTTAAAATACAGATAGTTGAGGATGAGTTGCTGGTGGCCCATGATATAGCCGCAAGACTGAAACAAGCCGGATATATGATAACAGGTATTACCGACAATATTGACAGCGCGATCAAAATGTTCAAAAAAGAGCCGCCCGACCTGGTGCTGTTGGACATCAGCATAAAAGGTAATAAAACCGGGGTAGACATTGCCTATGCCATTAATGAACTGCAACCCACGCCATTCATATACATTACCGCACATGCAGATGCTGCTACTGTGAACAGGGCGAAAAATACCTTTCCGGCGGCATATGTTGTAAAGCCTTTTACAACGAGCTCGTTACTGGTATCGATAGAGCTGGCGCTGCACAACTTTGCCTACAGGAATGAAAATGATAACAAAGAAGAACAGCCTGCAGCAACCGAGGGAAATATCTATCTGAAACAAAACCACGTGTTCATAAAAGACGGTCACAAATTCATCAAACAATTTTTGAATGATATACTTTTTCTGAGTGCGGAAGATAACTATGTAAAAATAGTGACCACCGAAAAGACCTACCTGATACGCAATACACTGACCAAAACAATGGATGTGTTGAACAGGGATTATTTTGTACGTGTACACCGGTCCTATTGCGTGAATGTGAACCATATTGACACGTTCACAGAAAATGAACTTGTAGTACAGGGCAATACTATACCAGTAGGCAGGAATTATAAAGATGAATTGATGAAGGTTTTTAAGTTCAGGTAA
- a CDS encoding tetratricopeptide repeat protein — translation MLHKTTKAYMTRHLSATIALLVLASITYGQSAGDYIEKLAQCTTAADSADNYAWAAICTASEYETKIGLQYAYKAIAMGRKSGNHTKQATACFALSNVFFANDQHDSSKLYALKTIEQYDLAGKKGVYYTYALNIVAGYYLAKGDAKSALRYAHRQLEVATEVKDTVSISNSYTMLSAVYDMLNNLDESIHYSKKALEMNELTGNILNRAVVLTNLAMLYNTAGKYREALPYLHQAIYYSIEVDPTPRQLTNAYTIAGECYSKLGNFDSALYYLGKAENMIENIEAPQDRVKLLMMYASTFEAVGRYKDGIKSLTEAKEIARAKTLTKLYSLASRNLSKLSALEGDYFTAYNALKEHKETEDSLSGKEVQKTIAELKEQYESEKKDERIAHEKVNNKRLTIGLGIVALLAVLVLVQYIRQRAATATIKKQSDKLTLLMKELHHRVKNNLQIISSLLSLQSFRIKDSAASKAVREGQQRIEAMSLIHQRLYTRDNITEINIREFISDLVDSLQSAYGYDADNIAINLDIDNELMNVDQAIPLSLIINELVTNAFKYAYVDNNSPELSITLKRKADQLELEVADNGKGVNIDEWKDKEGSFGKELIQTFVKQLNGYLSLIVDGGTRFTLTIPYTA, via the coding sequence ATGTTACACAAAACAACGAAAGCATACATGACACGTCATTTGAGTGCCACCATAGCGCTGTTGGTACTGGCCAGTATTACCTACGGGCAATCGGCGGGTGATTATATTGAGAAATTGGCGCAATGTACTACTGCCGCTGACAGTGCAGATAACTATGCCTGGGCAGCCATTTGCACTGCCAGTGAATATGAAACCAAAATTGGCCTGCAATATGCATATAAGGCCATTGCCATGGGCAGGAAAAGTGGTAACCATACAAAACAAGCAACAGCCTGTTTTGCATTATCTAATGTATTTTTTGCGAACGACCAGCACGACTCTTCAAAGCTATATGCTTTGAAGACCATAGAGCAATATGACCTTGCCGGCAAAAAAGGCGTGTACTATACTTATGCTTTGAATATCGTAGCCGGATACTACCTGGCTAAAGGAGATGCAAAGTCGGCACTACGGTATGCACACCGGCAACTGGAAGTGGCAACAGAGGTAAAAGATACTGTAAGTATTTCCAATTCGTATACCATGCTATCAGCAGTATATGACATGCTGAATAACCTGGATGAGAGTATCCACTACTCAAAGAAGGCGCTTGAAATGAATGAGCTGACAGGAAATATATTGAACAGGGCAGTAGTGTTGACGAACCTTGCAATGCTATATAATACTGCCGGTAAGTATAGAGAAGCATTACCCTACCTGCATCAGGCGATATACTACAGTATAGAAGTAGACCCTACACCCAGGCAATTGACAAATGCTTACACAATAGCCGGAGAATGTTATAGCAAGTTGGGCAACTTTGATTCTGCACTCTACTACCTGGGAAAGGCAGAAAATATGATAGAAAACATAGAAGCTCCGCAAGACAGAGTAAAACTCCTGATGATGTACGCGAGTACTTTTGAAGCTGTTGGCAGGTATAAAGACGGGATAAAAAGCCTGACGGAAGCAAAAGAAATAGCCCGGGCTAAAACACTGACAAAACTATATAGCCTGGCATCCAGGAACCTGTCAAAACTTTCAGCACTTGAGGGTGACTACTTTACGGCATACAATGCTTTGAAAGAACATAAAGAAACGGAAGACAGCCTGTCGGGAAAGGAGGTTCAAAAAACCATTGCCGAACTAAAGGAGCAGTACGAGTCTGAGAAAAAAGACGAACGTATAGCCCACGAGAAAGTGAATAACAAAAGACTTACTATAGGGCTGGGCATAGTAGCTTTGCTGGCCGTGCTGGTATTGGTACAATACATCAGGCAAAGGGCAGCGACTGCCACGATAAAAAAACAAAGTGACAAACTAACCCTGCTGATGAAAGAACTGCACCACAGGGTGAAGAACAACCTGCAGATCATCTCCAGCCTGCTGAGCCTGCAATCGTTCAGGATAAAAGACAGCGCAGCATCGAAGGCCGTAAGAGAGGGGCAACAACGCATAGAAGCTATGAGCCTGATACACCAACGCCTGTACACACGCGACAATATTACAGAGATAAACATCAGGGAGTTTATCAGCGACCTGGTAGACAGTCTGCAAAGCGCCTATGGCTATGATGCTGACAACATTGCAATAAACCTGGATATAGATAATGAACTGATGAATGTAGACCAGGCCATACCATTGAGCCTTATTATCAACGAGCTGGTGACCAATGCTTTTAAATATGCTTACGTAGATAACAATAGCCCTGAATTAAGCATTACACTAAAAAGAAAGGCCGACCAACTGGAACTGGAAGTGGCGGACAATGGTAAAGGTGTAAATATAGATGAGTGGAAGGACAAAGAAGGCTCGTTTGGTAAAGAGCTGATACAGACGTTTGTAAAACAACTGAACGGCTACCTGTCTTTAATAGTTGATGGAGGGACCCGGTTTACACTTACCATACCTTACACCGCATAA